A single genomic interval of Takifugu rubripes unplaced genomic scaffold, fTakRub1.2, whole genome shotgun sequence harbors:
- the LOC101071802 gene encoding lymphocyte activation gene 3 protein-like gives MPLKPLSRGSQCQNTKEKMLSEFFIFGLVMTSAITGGECEVTEVFAQEGSEAFLSCKCDPSSPNPASVIWTKHDKGTVWRKTQSGLQFWGTSWLHKKTPRVQCPHYRFERRDYSLQINSVKLEDAGLFSCRVGTADGVIKHQVMLRIIQVSISPSAPIWDSTFSISCDVTPPAEGATVQWTLNNISSIEAIKTLQVAPTKSLVSGRASARLEGNWTCVVGYKGEVGRASVTLAMKGIIQPPKDDTKVYAALGSAATLPCVFSPGLIPSSSAWEKLESGFPFKAATSPLPASFSQPTPSSQPSVDKSAILTEVRSEDEGTYRCSGTVEGRQLTRNLHLVVAKVVNLANKAGSVTMSCHLSDTSEVTRYEWVHQDFDQSGNLTVVSIHKGKDLTVAKKGDDKGEWTCRFYGKQGILGNVTHHMAVMSSLGGQNSGVSHKAAAAGVLSILLIVLLLVLVQMCRNHRRRKRILQYPTLETIVHRISNEREEREKNREKK, from the exons ATGCCATTGAAGCCGCTCAGCAGAGGATCTCAGTGTCAGAACACAAAGGAAAAGATGCTGTCAGAGTTCTTCATCTTTGGGCTTGTGATGACCTCCGCCATCACAG GAGGTGAGTGCGAGGTGACTGAAGTGTTCGCTCAGGAGGGCTCCGAGGCATTTCTGTCCTGTAAATGTGACCCATCGTCCCCAAACCCCGCCAGCGTCATCTGGACCAAACACGACAAAGG GACCGTTTGGAGGAAGACCCAGAGCGGGCTACAGTTCTGGGGCACAAGCTGGTTACACAAAAAGACCCCGCGTGTACAATGCCCCCACTATCGCTTCGAAAGGCGCGATTACAGCCTGCAGATCAACAGTGTGAAGCTGGAGGATGCTGGACTTTTCTCTTGCAGGGTGGGGACTGCAGATGGGGTTATTAAACACCAGGTCATGCTCAGAATTATCCAAG tgtccATCTCACCGTCGGCTCCAATTTGGGACAGCACTTTTTCCATCAGCTGTGATGTGACGCCTCCCGCCGAGGGAGCCACTGTGCAGTGGACGTTGAACAACATTTCATCCATAGAAGCTATTAAAACCTTGCAGGTCGCCCCCACCAAAAGTCTCGTTTCGGGAAGAGCATCTGCTAGGTTGGAGGGAAACTGGACCTGCGTGGTGGGCTATAAGGGTGAAGTGGGGAGAGCTTCTGTAACTCTGGCTATGAAAG GAATAATCCAGCCTCCCAAAGATGATACCAAAGTGTACGCTGCTCTGGGGTCTGCAGCCACTCTGCCCTGCGTCTTCTCACCTGGTTTGATTCCCTCTAGCTCAGCCTGGGAGAAGCTGGAGTCTGGTTTTCCTTTTAAAGCTGCAACCAGCCCGCTCCCTGCTTCTTTCTCCCAGCCCACTCCATCGTCCCAGCCCAGTGTGGATAAGTCAGCCATTTTGACAGAGGTGCGTTCGGAGGACGAGGGCACATACAGATGCTCTGGGACAGTAGAGGGACGGCAGTTGACTCGAAACCTGCACCTTGTCGTTGCCAAAG ttgtCAATCTAGCGAACAAAGCAGGCTCTGTAACGATGAGCTGCCATCTGTCAGACACGAGCGAGGTCACCCGCTACGAGTGGGTTCACCAAGACTTTGACCAGAGTGGTAACCTGACAGTCGTGTCCATTCACAAGGGGAAAGATCTGACAGTTGCTAAAAAGGGAGACGACAAAGGAGAGTGGACGTGCCGCTTCTACGGGAAAcaaggcattctgggaaatgtaaCGCACCACATGGCTGTGATGA GCAGTTTAGGTGGACAAAACTCAGGCGTATCGCATAAAGCCGCTGCCGCGGGCGTTCTGAGCATCCTGCTCAtcgttctgctgctggtgttggtgcagaTGTGCAGGAACCATCGCAGG AGAAAAAGGATCCTGCAGTATCCCACACTGGAGACGATTGTTCACAGGATCTCCAACgagcgggaggagagagaaaagaacagagagaagaagtAA
- the LOC101071580 gene encoding uncharacterized protein isoform X2 translates to MDPAKLSVYSGGGNDSTMEETSGPWHNGVDGEQQRDLEAREPDVVDGVLTAAEINNHCRGPADKYKFSAYGYQRKTKEKVVSDFSTLSKGTSVGAKPKAALRQVLFSQGVSEKTAASEERSQLDLLKQELETYAVPVNLKWSWKEESLGTTLEKNWTQIVDSHLMSKMQRHQQEALWEFVHTELSYINKLVIIKDLVIAALVNLHRSGFLSEVTPELLFSNLPSILSAHQLFWQEVIFPMLQEVRRTGMPFDPLMLKMGCLQFPQRFSCYQHYCWEEENSLEFARRQMESNPHFFIFIQWVETHPQTQRMRLGDMQAKPHQRITKYPLLLKSVLQSTQNPHVQQTLRSMLSSVNSFLESINDYLKLKDEELALSISAQRVDGYEVEGINEEIDKYVREVCQFDLTGSIKGVGPGVVRKLLLEESLKIRGRKDSKLEVVGLLFSDVLLMTKFQKKGERLKVVRPPLALDRTYCMVLKDGCSFVLVEVGELQSVMNVYIFAASTSESCATWVSTIQQAKETLRSWREMESARKLNSIKAKADETSADAQLLQSGRETFVDELNEEFIVPQFLNGILASKETKDLPVDAPTHKTLASFFQPQPNNGEGESVTKGVAGVQPSVRGEWIEMGVRRQVLGARVDQAEKKTKPGTTNESGSVFRNNQSRSVDPVDTFHSLTAGPLGHSTAGPHLLLVGEYPAVDYPMNEESNSTTTSELSSIPGEGLSQRKDSEFQPGNQDTWRSNKQPDDVEIHTWNFSHNLKSPGLRKKRPNGSSQGPSNQTPTHHLDSSFSKSHSDYHHSNKRNSVPSELGLGSHSVSLQKGSWKTREKIPPDPQTLSEPELPTINSPDKWLQVKTQRSASIPNITTKLELRPNSSSLQTLPQCRQNSPLEGLLERAKERVKGRHAFKNDRNLKVADLRTHYPPPSPSFSTPLSASPSDGDRETEEEVEVEVELTRYRALAVSDGWKEQLVDGDEDYRRDSVIFTDGVNVDWPGWCFDDDEVLDNLYPLKEDLHQGIGGPAYSWDIQEYSQQEDGQCSQV, encoded by the exons ATGGATCCAGCCAAGCTCAG CGTCTACAGCGGTGGGGGAAATGACTCAACGATGGAGGAAACGTCGGGGCCGTGGCACAACGGGGTGGACggggagcagcagagggacCTGGAGGCCAGGGAGCCGGATGTTGTGGACGGCGTGCTGACAGCTGCAGAGATAAACAATCACTGCAGGGGGCCAGCAGACAAATACAAGTTCAGCGCATACGGCTACCAG agGAAGACCAAGGAGAAGGTTGTGAGTGACTTTTCCACACTGAGCAAGGGAACTTCTGTTGGAGCCAAACCCAAAGCGGCCCTGAGACAGGTCCTGTTCAGTCAGGGGGTGTCGGAGAAAACCGCTGCATCTGAG GAGAGAAGTCAGCTGGATCTGTTGAAGCAAGAGCTGGAGACTTATGCCGTTCCAGTCAATCTGAAGTGGTCCTGGAAGGAGGAGAGCCTGGGAACAACGCTGGAGAAGAACTGGACACAAATTGTGGATTCCCATTTG ATGTCAAAGATGCAGAGACATCAGCAGGAGGCGCTGTGGGAGTTCGTCCACACTGAGCTCAGCTACATCAACAAGCTCGTCATCATCAAAGAC CTGGTTATTGCAGCGCTCGTCAACCTTCACAGGAGTGGATTTCTCTCCGAG GTTACCCCAGAACTGCTTTTCTCcaaccttccctccatcctctccgcCCATCAGCTGTTCTGGCAGGAAGTGATTTTTCCCATGTTACAGGAAGTCCGGAGGACCGGAATGCCGTTCGACCCCCTGATGTTGAAGATGGGCTGCCTGCAG TTCCCGCAGCGCTTCTCCTGCTATCAGCATTACTGCTGGGAAGAGGAAAACAGTCTGGAATTTGCACGGAGGCAGATGGAGAGCAACccccatttctttattttcatccaG TGGGTGGAGACTCACCCTCAGACTCAGAGGATGCGGCTCGGCGACATGCAGGCCAAACCACATCAGCGGATCACCAAGTATCCACTGCTGCTCAAGTCGGTACTGCAGAGCACCCAGAACCCTCACGTACAGCAAACACTCAGAAGCATG TTGTCCAGCGTCAACAGTTTTTTGGAGAGCATCAATGACTACCTGAAGCTCAAGGACGAAGAGCTCGCGCTCTCTATTTCTGCTCAAAGGGTGGACGGATACGAAGTGGAAGGAATAAATGAGGAAATTGACAAG TATGTCCGAGAGGTTTGCCAGTTTGACCTGACGGGTTCGATCAAAGGGGTCGGTCCCGGGGTCGTGCGCAAATTGCTGCTGGAGGAAAGTTTAAAGATTCGCGGGAGAAAAGACAGCAAG ctggaggtggtgggtcTGCTCTTCTCAGATGTTCTCCTGATGACTAAATTTCAGAAGAAAGGCGAGCGGCTGAAGGTGGTTCGGCCTCCCCTGGCCCTCGACAGAACGTACTGCATGGTGTTAAAAGACGGCT GCTCCTTTGTTCttgtggaggtgggggagctGCAGAGCGTCATGAATGTCTACATTTTTGCAGCCAGCACCTCAGAGAGCTGTGCCACCTGGGTCTCCACCATCCAGCAAGCAAAA GAAAccctgaggagctggagagagatggagagcgcCAGAAAACTGAACAGCATCAAAGCCAAAGCCGATGAAACCTCTGCAGACgctcagctgctgcagtcagGACGGGAGACATTTGTGGATGAACTAAATGAGGAATTTATAGTCCCTCAGTTCCTTAACGGAATACTGGCATCTAAAGAAACTAAGGATCTACCTGTAGATGCCCCCACCCACAAAACCCTCGCCTCGTTTTTCCAGCCCCAGCCCAACAACGGTGAGGGTGAATCGGTGACTAAAGGCGTGGCTGGCGTGCAACCATCAGTCAGAGGTGAGTGGATAGAAATGGGCGTGAGAAGACAGGTGCTTGGAGCCCGTGTGGACCAAGCAGAGAAAAAGACTAAACCCGGAACAACCAATGAGTCCGGAAGTGTTTTCAGGAATAACCAGTCGCGATCAGTGGACCCCGTGGACACGTTCCACAGTCTTACAGCTGGTCCATTAGGACACAGCACAGCTGGACCTCATCTTCTGTTGGTGGGGGAATATCCAGCTGTGGATTATCCAATGAATGAAGAGAGTAACTCAACAACCACCAGTGAGTTGTCAAGCATACCAGGAGAAGGATTATCACAGAGGAAAGACTCAGAATTCCAACCTGGAAACCAGGACACTTGGAGGAGCAACAAACAGCCTGATGATGTGGAAATACACACCTGGAATTTCTCCCATAATCTAAAATCGCCCGGATTACGGAAGAAGAGACCAAACGGTAGCTCACAGGGCCCCTCTAATCAGACACCAACACATCATCTGGACTCCTCTTTCTCCAAGTCTCATTCAGATTATCACCACAGTAATAAGAGAAACTCTGTCCCATCTGAGCTGGGGTTGGGTTCACACTCCGTCTCACTGCAAAAGGGGAGCTGGAAAACGCGGGAGAAAATTCCTCCAGACCCTCAAACGCTGTCTGAGCCTGAGCTGCCTACTATTAACTCCCCTGACAAATGGCTTCAagtgaaaacacaaagaagcGCTTCCATTCCTAACATCACCACTAAACTTGAACTTCGCCCGAACTCCAGCAGTTTGCAAACGTTACCTCAGTGCAGACAGAATTCACCTCTGGAGGGCCTTTTAGAAAGGGCCAAAGAGAGAGTGAAAGGAAGACATGCTTTTAAGAATGACAGGAACCTGAAAGTTGCAGATTTGAGGACACAttatcctcctccttccccctcatTTTCCACCCCACTTTCAGCATCACCcagtgatggagacagagaaacagaggaggaggtggaggtggaggtggagctgacGAGATACCGAGCTCTCGCTGTGAGTGATGGGTGGAAAGAGCAGCTGGTGGACGGAGATGAAGATTATAGACGAGACAG TGTTATCTTTACTGATGGAGTGAATGTGGACTGGCCAGGCTGGTGCTTCGATGATGATGAGGTCTTGGATAACTTGTACCCACTGAAAGAGGATCTTCACCAGGGCATCGGGGGACCAGCGTACAGTTGGGACATCCAAGAATACTCACAGCAAGAGGACGGGCAGTGCAGTCAGGTGTAG
- the LOC101071580 gene encoding uncharacterized protein isoform X1: MDPAKLSVYSGGGNDSTMEETSGPWHNGVDGEQQRDLEAREPDVVDGVLTAAEINNHCRGPADKYKFSAYGYQRKTKEKVVSDFSTLSKGTSVGAKPKAALRQVLFSQGVSEKTAASEERSQLDLLKQELETYAVPVNLKWSWKEESLGTTLEKNWTQIVDSHLKMSKMQRHQQEALWEFVHTELSYINKLVIIKDLVIAALVNLHRSGFLSEVTPELLFSNLPSILSAHQLFWQEVIFPMLQEVRRTGMPFDPLMLKMGCLQFPQRFSCYQHYCWEEENSLEFARRQMESNPHFFIFIQWVETHPQTQRMRLGDMQAKPHQRITKYPLLLKSVLQSTQNPHVQQTLRSMLSSVNSFLESINDYLKLKDEELALSISAQRVDGYEVEGINEEIDKYVREVCQFDLTGSIKGVGPGVVRKLLLEESLKIRGRKDSKLEVVGLLFSDVLLMTKFQKKGERLKVVRPPLALDRTYCMVLKDGCSFVLVEVGELQSVMNVYIFAASTSESCATWVSTIQQAKETLRSWREMESARKLNSIKAKADETSADAQLLQSGRETFVDELNEEFIVPQFLNGILASKETKDLPVDAPTHKTLASFFQPQPNNGEGESVTKGVAGVQPSVRGEWIEMGVRRQVLGARVDQAEKKTKPGTTNESGSVFRNNQSRSVDPVDTFHSLTAGPLGHSTAGPHLLLVGEYPAVDYPMNEESNSTTTSELSSIPGEGLSQRKDSEFQPGNQDTWRSNKQPDDVEIHTWNFSHNLKSPGLRKKRPNGSSQGPSNQTPTHHLDSSFSKSHSDYHHSNKRNSVPSELGLGSHSVSLQKGSWKTREKIPPDPQTLSEPELPTINSPDKWLQVKTQRSASIPNITTKLELRPNSSSLQTLPQCRQNSPLEGLLERAKERVKGRHAFKNDRNLKVADLRTHYPPPSPSFSTPLSASPSDGDRETEEEVEVEVELTRYRALAVSDGWKEQLVDGDEDYRRDSVIFTDGVNVDWPGWCFDDDEVLDNLYPLKEDLHQGIGGPAYSWDIQEYSQQEDGQCSQV; the protein is encoded by the exons ATGGATCCAGCCAAGCTCAG CGTCTACAGCGGTGGGGGAAATGACTCAACGATGGAGGAAACGTCGGGGCCGTGGCACAACGGGGTGGACggggagcagcagagggacCTGGAGGCCAGGGAGCCGGATGTTGTGGACGGCGTGCTGACAGCTGCAGAGATAAACAATCACTGCAGGGGGCCAGCAGACAAATACAAGTTCAGCGCATACGGCTACCAG agGAAGACCAAGGAGAAGGTTGTGAGTGACTTTTCCACACTGAGCAAGGGAACTTCTGTTGGAGCCAAACCCAAAGCGGCCCTGAGACAGGTCCTGTTCAGTCAGGGGGTGTCGGAGAAAACCGCTGCATCTGAG GAGAGAAGTCAGCTGGATCTGTTGAAGCAAGAGCTGGAGACTTATGCCGTTCCAGTCAATCTGAAGTGGTCCTGGAAGGAGGAGAGCCTGGGAACAACGCTGGAGAAGAACTGGACACAAATTGTGGATTCCCATTTG AAGATGTCAAAGATGCAGAGACATCAGCAGGAGGCGCTGTGGGAGTTCGTCCACACTGAGCTCAGCTACATCAACAAGCTCGTCATCATCAAAGAC CTGGTTATTGCAGCGCTCGTCAACCTTCACAGGAGTGGATTTCTCTCCGAG GTTACCCCAGAACTGCTTTTCTCcaaccttccctccatcctctccgcCCATCAGCTGTTCTGGCAGGAAGTGATTTTTCCCATGTTACAGGAAGTCCGGAGGACCGGAATGCCGTTCGACCCCCTGATGTTGAAGATGGGCTGCCTGCAG TTCCCGCAGCGCTTCTCCTGCTATCAGCATTACTGCTGGGAAGAGGAAAACAGTCTGGAATTTGCACGGAGGCAGATGGAGAGCAACccccatttctttattttcatccaG TGGGTGGAGACTCACCCTCAGACTCAGAGGATGCGGCTCGGCGACATGCAGGCCAAACCACATCAGCGGATCACCAAGTATCCACTGCTGCTCAAGTCGGTACTGCAGAGCACCCAGAACCCTCACGTACAGCAAACACTCAGAAGCATG TTGTCCAGCGTCAACAGTTTTTTGGAGAGCATCAATGACTACCTGAAGCTCAAGGACGAAGAGCTCGCGCTCTCTATTTCTGCTCAAAGGGTGGACGGATACGAAGTGGAAGGAATAAATGAGGAAATTGACAAG TATGTCCGAGAGGTTTGCCAGTTTGACCTGACGGGTTCGATCAAAGGGGTCGGTCCCGGGGTCGTGCGCAAATTGCTGCTGGAGGAAAGTTTAAAGATTCGCGGGAGAAAAGACAGCAAG ctggaggtggtgggtcTGCTCTTCTCAGATGTTCTCCTGATGACTAAATTTCAGAAGAAAGGCGAGCGGCTGAAGGTGGTTCGGCCTCCCCTGGCCCTCGACAGAACGTACTGCATGGTGTTAAAAGACGGCT GCTCCTTTGTTCttgtggaggtgggggagctGCAGAGCGTCATGAATGTCTACATTTTTGCAGCCAGCACCTCAGAGAGCTGTGCCACCTGGGTCTCCACCATCCAGCAAGCAAAA GAAAccctgaggagctggagagagatggagagcgcCAGAAAACTGAACAGCATCAAAGCCAAAGCCGATGAAACCTCTGCAGACgctcagctgctgcagtcagGACGGGAGACATTTGTGGATGAACTAAATGAGGAATTTATAGTCCCTCAGTTCCTTAACGGAATACTGGCATCTAAAGAAACTAAGGATCTACCTGTAGATGCCCCCACCCACAAAACCCTCGCCTCGTTTTTCCAGCCCCAGCCCAACAACGGTGAGGGTGAATCGGTGACTAAAGGCGTGGCTGGCGTGCAACCATCAGTCAGAGGTGAGTGGATAGAAATGGGCGTGAGAAGACAGGTGCTTGGAGCCCGTGTGGACCAAGCAGAGAAAAAGACTAAACCCGGAACAACCAATGAGTCCGGAAGTGTTTTCAGGAATAACCAGTCGCGATCAGTGGACCCCGTGGACACGTTCCACAGTCTTACAGCTGGTCCATTAGGACACAGCACAGCTGGACCTCATCTTCTGTTGGTGGGGGAATATCCAGCTGTGGATTATCCAATGAATGAAGAGAGTAACTCAACAACCACCAGTGAGTTGTCAAGCATACCAGGAGAAGGATTATCACAGAGGAAAGACTCAGAATTCCAACCTGGAAACCAGGACACTTGGAGGAGCAACAAACAGCCTGATGATGTGGAAATACACACCTGGAATTTCTCCCATAATCTAAAATCGCCCGGATTACGGAAGAAGAGACCAAACGGTAGCTCACAGGGCCCCTCTAATCAGACACCAACACATCATCTGGACTCCTCTTTCTCCAAGTCTCATTCAGATTATCACCACAGTAATAAGAGAAACTCTGTCCCATCTGAGCTGGGGTTGGGTTCACACTCCGTCTCACTGCAAAAGGGGAGCTGGAAAACGCGGGAGAAAATTCCTCCAGACCCTCAAACGCTGTCTGAGCCTGAGCTGCCTACTATTAACTCCCCTGACAAATGGCTTCAagtgaaaacacaaagaagcGCTTCCATTCCTAACATCACCACTAAACTTGAACTTCGCCCGAACTCCAGCAGTTTGCAAACGTTACCTCAGTGCAGACAGAATTCACCTCTGGAGGGCCTTTTAGAAAGGGCCAAAGAGAGAGTGAAAGGAAGACATGCTTTTAAGAATGACAGGAACCTGAAAGTTGCAGATTTGAGGACACAttatcctcctccttccccctcatTTTCCACCCCACTTTCAGCATCACCcagtgatggagacagagaaacagaggaggaggtggaggtggaggtggagctgacGAGATACCGAGCTCTCGCTGTGAGTGATGGGTGGAAAGAGCAGCTGGTGGACGGAGATGAAGATTATAGACGAGACAG TGTTATCTTTACTGATGGAGTGAATGTGGACTGGCCAGGCTGGTGCTTCGATGATGATGAGGTCTTGGATAACTTGTACCCACTGAAAGAGGATCTTCACCAGGGCATCGGGGGACCAGCGTACAGTTGGGACATCCAAGAATACTCACAGCAAGAGGACGGGCAGTGCAGTCAGGTGTAG
- the LOC115248670 gene encoding tumor necrosis factor receptor superfamily member 1A-like — MERGAFSRRDTTPLPTVLLLLCLVTPTLTSCLDVEYQSESGICCNKCPPGYRLKEECSAPRERSNCTACPYGQYMDTMNYADKCRTCRKCNNHKVVFRPCKGNQNTVCQCDKGYYRSNIDSENFECLKCRQCDHPEKESQKCTPENNTVCQCEDNYYRLNNKCELCSKCSGECKSNCSVTLSCSKGDESTKGFLYNSIGVATAGLTLLLLVAAVTHVVTKSVTLRRLQEFPSQSSAVTPDPCKEILIPSEESSFDITFKVATITPLSECEQPVKLPDCIPVEIKLSELIYTVLDLVPVLQVKQLVRSLGVRDTEIEQAELDYRPCREAHYQMLRAWAERGSGAGALLHPPLLHDLLNELRKMHLGQAAEELEKVYGFT; from the exons ATGGAGCGAGGGGCCTTCTCAAGGAGAGAcacaacccccctccccacagtgctgctcctcctg TGCCTGGTCACCCCCACCTTAACATCGTGTCTAGATGTGGAATATCAAAGTGAAAGCGGAATTTGTTGCAACAAATGTCCTCCAG gcTATAGGCTTAAAGAGGAGTGCAGCGCCCCGCGTGAGAGAAGTAACTGCACGGCGTGTCCCTATGGTCAATACATGGATACGATGAACTACGCAGACAAATGCAGAACATGCCGAAAATGCAATA ACCACAAAGTGGTGTTCCGTCCCTGCAAGGGCAATCAGAACACCGTTTGCCAGTGCGACAAGGGGTATTACCGGTCTAACATCGATTCGGAAAACTTCGAATGCCTCAAATGCAGACAATGCGATCACCCCGAGAAGGAAAGCCAGAAAT GTACCCCAGAGAACAACACTGTGTGCCAATGTGAAGACAACTACTACAGACTCAACAACAAGTGTGAACTTTGCAGCAA ATGCTCTGGTGAATGTAAATCTAACTGCTCGGTCACTCTCAGCTGTTCAAAAG GCGATGAATCTACAAAGGGATTTCTATACAACTCCATTGGAGTTGCCACGGCTGGcctcacactgctgctgctggttgctgCGGTTACGCACGTGGTGACAAAAAGCGTTACCTTAAGGAGATTGCAGGAGTTCCCCTCCCAATCCTCCGCTGTGACTCCAGACCCATGCAAG GAAATCCTGATCCCTAGTGAGGAATCTTCATTTGACATCACCTTCAAGGTTGCTACCATCACTCCCCTCAGTGAGTGCGAGCAGCCAGTCAAGCTGCCCGACTGCATCCCCGTGGAAATCAAGC TCTCCGAGCTGATCTACACCGTCCTGGATCTGGTTCCggtgctgcaggtgaaacaGCTGGTGCGTTCTCTCGGGGTGAGGGACACTGAGATCGAACAAGCAGAGCTGGATTACCGACCCTGTCGAGAGGCTCACTACCAGATGCTGAGGGCGTGGGCTGAGCGGGGCTCGGGGGCCGGCGCCCTGCTCCATCCGCCGCTTTTGCACGATCTGCTGAACGAACTGAGGAAGATGCACCTGGGGCAGGCTGCCGAGGAGCTCGAGAAGGTCTACGGCTTCACATAG
- the LOC115248668 gene encoding tumor necrosis factor receptor superfamily member 23-like isoform X1 → MTFVVLISVKTSGPLFSLTLGGSRETASSASSSMMQQLCYLAITFSCTLCFAPLLRSLGCNETQYRSSHGEQSCCNKCRPGHYVVQHCTASSPTKCKPCEDQRYIQTYNMEWSCDFCGSCSASNMEYKSHCNATHDSVCKCKPGYECTDRPCTQCRPVSPTTRPPPPVTPVTVITVETSKDTLWLMQMAAFLLITVAVCVVLKKKAGQQWITSKCGYLLAKTHEPVSPCSDDEEVTKPVQEAGNFAKIEIDP, encoded by the exons ATGACGTTTGTTGTACTCATCTCTGTAAAG ACTTCTGGTCCCCTGTTCAGTCTCACACTCGGTGGGTCCCGGGAAACAGCTTCTTCTGCCTCCTCGTCCATG ATGCAGCAGCTCTGCTACCTTGCAATCACTTTCTCGTGCACCCTGTGTTTCGCACCTTTGCTGCGTTCCTTAGGGTGCAATGAAACACAATATCGCAGCAGTCATGGTGAACAAAGCTGCTGTAACAAGTGTCGGCCAG GTCACTATGTGGTTCAGCACTGTACTGCCTCCTCTCCGACTAAGTGCAAGCCGTGCGAGGATCAGCGCTACATTCAGACGTACAACATGGAGTGGAGCTGCGACTTTTGTGGAAGCTGCAGTGCAT caaacATGGAGTACAAGTCACACTGCAACGCCACCCATGACTCTGTGTGCAAATGTAAACCGGGCTATGAATGCACAGACCGGCCCTGCACGCAGTGTCGGCCGGTGTCGCCGACCACcagacccccaccccctgtAACACCTGTCACTGTCATCACCGTGGAAACAAGCAAAG ATACGCTGTGGCTAATGCAAATGGCTGCTTTTCTGTTGATAACAGTTGCAGTGTGTGTTGtcttgaaaaaaaaagcaggtcaGCAGTGGATCACATCCAAATGTG GTTACCTGTTGGCTAAAACACATGAGCCGGTGTCACCGTGCTCCGATGATGAGGAAGTAACAAAGCCTGTGCAGGAAGCTGGGAATTTTGCTAAAATCGAAATAGATCCTTGA
- the LOC115248668 gene encoding tumor necrosis factor receptor superfamily member 5-like isoform X2, producing the protein MMQQLCYLAITFSCTLCFAPLLRSLGCNETQYRSSHGEQSCCNKCRPGHYVVQHCTASSPTKCKPCEDQRYIQTYNMEWSCDFCGSCSASNMEYKSHCNATHDSVCKCKPGYECTDRPCTQCRPVSPTTRPPPPVTPVTVITVETSKDTLWLMQMAAFLLITVAVCVVLKKKAGQQWITSKCGYLLAKTHEPVSPCSDDEEVTKPVQEAGNFAKIEIDP; encoded by the exons ATG ATGCAGCAGCTCTGCTACCTTGCAATCACTTTCTCGTGCACCCTGTGTTTCGCACCTTTGCTGCGTTCCTTAGGGTGCAATGAAACACAATATCGCAGCAGTCATGGTGAACAAAGCTGCTGTAACAAGTGTCGGCCAG GTCACTATGTGGTTCAGCACTGTACTGCCTCCTCTCCGACTAAGTGCAAGCCGTGCGAGGATCAGCGCTACATTCAGACGTACAACATGGAGTGGAGCTGCGACTTTTGTGGAAGCTGCAGTGCAT caaacATGGAGTACAAGTCACACTGCAACGCCACCCATGACTCTGTGTGCAAATGTAAACCGGGCTATGAATGCACAGACCGGCCCTGCACGCAGTGTCGGCCGGTGTCGCCGACCACcagacccccaccccctgtAACACCTGTCACTGTCATCACCGTGGAAACAAGCAAAG ATACGCTGTGGCTAATGCAAATGGCTGCTTTTCTGTTGATAACAGTTGCAGTGTGTGTTGtcttgaaaaaaaaagcaggtcaGCAGTGGATCACATCCAAATGTG GTTACCTGTTGGCTAAAACACATGAGCCGGTGTCACCGTGCTCCGATGATGAGGAAGTAACAAAGCCTGTGCAGGAAGCTGGGAATTTTGCTAAAATCGAAATAGATCCTTGA